In Armatimonadota bacterium, a single genomic region encodes these proteins:
- a CDS encoding cation-translocating P-type ATPase — translation MSFFASRQIQLAIGALLFLLLSFVPNFGWLAYISILLGAIESVPAAWTTVRARKLDVEFLMILAAVGAIALGRPGEAAVLLFLFSLSKALEDLTMAKTKGAIDALVRLRPATAIAIRNGAQIEIPVEEIVLGDELLLPAFLTVAVDGEVTDGIGSVDTSALTGESIPVPVKPGEKLLAGARNLEFGLKYRATSTIKNSTLQKVVDLVAEAQGNQASGERVSKWFGEKYTWFVLIASLAVFLLRLFVLKLPLREASYQSLTLLVALSPCALVISVPAATLSAMTWAARHGLLIRGGEMIERMGQVTAFTFDKTGTLTQGRPELTEICLCDVECNGSEVCWGGNGEFSAEAAEILAYAASAEAQSEHPVGHAIRRSVPAGTKVPIAETIEVIPGEGIRATISGKRVLIGQLSLIEQTGLKPTDDFRNHFGEIQARGWTVAALAVDEKMAALGFKDGLKKGAIATLEKLRGQGITSMTMLTGDHPRTAEAIAKEVGLKDFHAALMPGDKLEIIDMLSKDYKVAMVGDGINDAPALTQAWVGIAMGGLGSDIALNAADIVLMNDRIEALPELIALGRRTNGIVLANLIIGGGVIACLTAASLAGLLPLPIAVIGHEGSTLLVILNGLRLLRGPFTTI, via the coding sequence ATGAGCTTCTTTGCCTCGCGCCAAATTCAACTCGCTATTGGGGCACTGCTCTTTCTACTACTCAGCTTTGTCCCGAATTTTGGATGGCTCGCCTACATTTCGATTCTTCTTGGAGCAATTGAATCGGTTCCCGCGGCTTGGACGACCGTTCGAGCGAGAAAGCTCGATGTTGAGTTCCTGATGATCTTGGCGGCGGTTGGAGCAATCGCGCTCGGAAGACCCGGTGAGGCAGCTGTTCTGCTTTTTCTGTTTTCGCTGAGCAAGGCACTGGAAGATCTTACGATGGCAAAAACGAAAGGAGCGATTGATGCGCTCGTTCGCTTGCGCCCAGCCACAGCCATCGCGATCCGAAATGGCGCTCAGATCGAGATCCCTGTTGAGGAAATCGTACTAGGTGATGAGCTATTACTTCCCGCTTTTTTGACGGTAGCGGTGGATGGTGAAGTTACGGACGGAATCGGAAGCGTAGACACCTCCGCCCTGACTGGAGAATCAATCCCTGTGCCGGTTAAGCCAGGGGAAAAGCTTCTTGCAGGAGCGAGAAACTTGGAGTTCGGGCTGAAGTATCGCGCAACTTCAACCATTAAAAATTCAACGCTTCAGAAGGTCGTTGACCTCGTCGCCGAGGCTCAGGGCAACCAGGCGAGTGGTGAAAGAGTCAGTAAATGGTTTGGTGAGAAGTACACCTGGTTCGTTTTGATTGCGAGTCTTGCCGTGTTTCTCCTCCGCCTGTTTGTCCTAAAGCTCCCATTAAGAGAAGCAAGCTACCAGTCCTTGACCTTGCTTGTCGCGTTGAGCCCGTGTGCGCTGGTGATCAGCGTGCCAGCGGCTACGTTGAGCGCAATGACTTGGGCAGCCCGTCATGGCCTTTTGATTCGGGGAGGCGAGATGATTGAGCGAATGGGACAGGTAACAGCTTTTACGTTTGATAAAACCGGAACGCTCACTCAGGGGCGCCCAGAATTGACGGAGATTTGCTTATGTGATGTGGAATGCAATGGGAGCGAAGTCTGTTGGGGCGGAAACGGAGAGTTCTCGGCGGAGGCGGCTGAGATTTTGGCGTACGCTGCTTCGGCAGAAGCACAGAGTGAGCACCCGGTTGGACATGCCATCCGTCGGTCGGTTCCGGCGGGCACGAAAGTTCCGATTGCTGAGACAATAGAGGTCATTCCCGGTGAAGGGATTCGAGCGACCATTAGCGGGAAACGGGTCCTAATTGGGCAGCTTTCGTTGATTGAACAGACGGGTTTGAAGCCAACCGACGACTTCCGCAACCACTTTGGTGAGATCCAGGCGAGGGGTTGGACTGTCGCGGCTCTAGCGGTCGATGAGAAGATGGCGGCGCTCGGATTCAAAGACGGCCTCAAGAAGGGCGCGATCGCAACTCTAGAGAAACTGCGCGGCCAAGGGATAACCAGCATGACTATGCTGACCGGCGACCACCCGCGCACCGCGGAGGCCATTGCGAAGGAAGTCGGACTCAAGGATTTCCACGCCGCGCTTATGCCGGGCGACAAGCTAGAAATCATAGACATGCTGAGCAAGGATTACAAGGTCGCCATGGTCGGTGATGGAATCAACGATGCGCCAGCTTTGACTCAGGCTTGGGTAGGCATTGCTATGGGTGGCCTAGGGAGCGATATTGCGCTGAACGCTGCCGATATTGTTCTGATGAATGACCGGATCGAGGCTTTGCCCGAGCTGATCGCTCTCGGGCGACGAACGAATGGAATTGTTCTCGCGAATCTCATCATCGGCGGCGGAGTCATCGCATGCCTGACAGCAGCGTCGCTGGCTGGCCTATTGCCTCTTCCGATCGCTGTCATTGGACATGAAGGCTCCACCCTCCTAGTTATCCTCAATGGCCTGAGGTTGCTCAGGGGGCCGTTCACAACAATTTAG